One genomic window of Medicago truncatula cultivar Jemalong A17 chromosome 1, MtrunA17r5.0-ANR, whole genome shotgun sequence includes the following:
- the LOC25482994 gene encoding cyanate hydratase-like encodes MAQNKANTVSQLQSLKNKSGKSYNQLAEETGLTNVYVAQLLRRQAHLKPETAPKLKAALPELPEELIHEMMKPPLRSYDPNIIQDPTVYRLNEAVMHFGESIKEIINEEFGDGIMSAIDFYCSVDKVQGVDGKDRVVLTFDGKYLPHSEQKTEHMVSRTRPLEKQ; translated from the exons ATGGCGCAGAACAAAGCAAACACAGTGTCACAGCTTCAATCTTTGAAGAACAAGAGTGGGAAGTCTTATAATCAGTTAGCTGAGGAAACAGGACTTACAAACGTTTATGTTGCTCAGCTTCTGAGAAGACAAGCTCATCTCAAACCTGAAACTGCCCCTAAATTAAAGGCAGCACTGCCCGAACTGCCCGAAGAACTTATCCATGAAATGATGAAACCACCTCTTAGGTCTTATGATCCTAATATCATTCAAGACCCCACTGTTTACAG GTTGAATGAAGCTGTTATGCATTTTGGGGAGAGCATCAAAGAAATAATCAACGAGGAGTTTGGTGATGGAAT CATGTCAGCAATCGATTTCTACTGCTCAGTTGACAAAGTTCAAGGAGTCGATGGGAAAGATCGTGTGGTACTGACATTCGATGGGAAATATTTACCGCATTCAGAGCAG AAAACGGAGCATATGGTTTCAAGAACAAGGCCACTGGAGAAACAGTGA
- the LOC25482995 gene encoding uncharacterized protein: MHNLVIYVCNNYLEEYVNRSFPKKYKTNRREAKNKAKLKHGNHDDERTGRGYGYHWDTEIIKVISYISSHHYQQMMKEKGEGCANDFVRNLCMKSEREFTSMGRIACSLKKIGMIKVAGLTSENSLTLLNTRCNGVFQMGGYECDVIAKVEQC; this comes from the exons ATGCATAATTTAGTAATTTACGTTTGCAATAACTACTTAGAAGAATATGTTAACCGATCCTTTcccaaaaaatacaaaactaacCGCAGAGAAGCAAAGAATAAAGCGAAATTGAAGCATGGAAATCATGATGATGAAAGAACCGGTAGAGGTTACGGTTACCACTGGGACACTGAGATAATTAAGGTCATATCATATATTTCTTCTCACCACTACCAACAAATGATGAAAGAAAAAGGGGAAGGTTGCGCCAATG ACTTCGTAAGAAATTTGTGTATGAAAAGTGAAAGAGAATTTACATCCATGGGCAGGATCGCATGTTCCTTGAAAAAAATTGGGATGATAAAAGTGGCAGGATTAACTTCAGAGAATTCATTAACTTTGCTAAACACAAG GTGCAATGGAGTTTTTCAAATGGGAGGATATGAATGTGACGTGATTGCAAAGGTTGAACAATGTTGA